A single window of Pristiophorus japonicus isolate sPriJap1 chromosome 28, sPriJap1.hap1, whole genome shotgun sequence DNA harbors:
- the LOC139239596 gene encoding zinc finger protein 84-like, which yields MEAEGTVHSGEKRSTCSVCGQGFSQSSKLEIHKCSHTGEKPCKCGDCGKHFNYPSQLETHRRVHTGESPFTCSECGKGFTQFSNMLTHQRVHTGERPFTCSDCGKGFTQLSNLLIHQRVHTGERPFSCSDCGKGFTTSSDLLTHQRVHTGERPFTCSDCGKGFTTSSHLLTHQRVHTGERPFTCSDCGKGFTTSYHLLTHQRVHTGERPFTCSDCGKGFTQLSHLLTHQRVHTGERPFTCSDCRKGFNTSSNLLRHQRVHNEERPCKCSDCEKSFKSKEQLMTHQRVHTGERPFTCSDCGKGFILSSHLLTHQRVHTGERPFTCSDCGKGFTQLSHLLTHQRVHSGERPFTCSDCGKEFTTSSSLLRHQRVHNEERPCKCSKCEKSFKSKEQLMTHQRVHTVERPFTCSDCGKGFILSSHLLTHQRVHTGERPFTCSDCGKGFTQLSHLLTHQRVHSGERPFTCSDCGKGFTTSSSLLRHQRVHYE from the coding sequence atggaagcagaaggcaccgttcacagtggggagaaacggtccacgtgctctgtgtgtggacaaggcttcagccaatcatccaaactggagatacacaagtgcagtcacactggggagaaaccgtgtaaatgtggggattgtgggaaacatttcaactacccatcccagctggaaacacatcggcgagttcacactggggagagtccgttcacttgctccgagtgtgggaagggattcactcagttctccaacatgctgacacaccagcgagttcacacaggggagaggccattcacctgctccgactgtgggaagggattcactcagttatccaacctgctgatacaccagcgagttcacactggggagaggccattcagctgctccgactgtgggaagggattcactacatcatctgacctgctgacacaccagcgagttcacactggggagagaccattcacctgctccgattgtgggaagggattcactacatcatcccacctgctgacacaccagcgagttcacactggggagaggccgttcacctgctccgactgtgggaagggattcactacatcataccacctgctgacacaccagcgagttcacactggggagaggccgttcacctgctctgactgtgggaagggattcactcagttatcccacctgctgacgcaccagcgagttcacactggggagagaccgttcacctgctccgactgtcggAAGGGATTcaatacatcatccaacctgctgagacaccagcgagttcataatgaggagagaccttgtaaatgttctgactgtgagaagagttttaaaagcaaagagcaactgatgacacaccagcgagttcacacaggggagaggccgttcacctgctccgactgtgggaagggattcattctatcatcccacctgctgacacaccagcgagttcacactggggagaggccgttcacctgctccgactgtgggaagggattcactcagctatcccacctgctgacacaccagcgagttcacagtggggagagaccgttcacctgctctgactgtgggaaggaattcaccacatcatccagcctgctgagacaccagcgagttcataatgaggagagaccttgtaaatgttctaaatgtgagaagagttttaaaagtaaAGAGCAActgatgacacaccagcgagttcacacagtggagaggccattcacctgctccgactgtgggaagggattcattctatcatcccacctgctgacacaccagcgagttcacactggtgagaggccgttcacctgctccgactgtgggaagggattcactcagttatcccacctgctgacacaccagcgagttcacagtggggagagaccgttcacctgctctgactgtgggaagggattcactacatcatctagcctgctgagacaccagcgagttcattatGAGTAG